A single Triticum dicoccoides isolate Atlit2015 ecotype Zavitan chromosome 2A, WEW_v2.0, whole genome shotgun sequence DNA region contains:
- the LOC119356589 gene encoding cyclin-P1-1-like has protein sequence MGDVAVAAGGLSSPPTPPPPELGMVARAVERLVARNDALLLLDAEQGGGEGITGMAAFEGTGPPRIGVAQYLERVHRYAALEPECYVVAYAYVDRAAHRRPAAAVASKNVHRLLLACLLVASKVLDDFHHDNAFFARVGGVSNAEMNKLELELLGVLDFEVMLSRRLYDLYRAHLHKQQADGHHDTSIKPDQEPSRVDGGEEDHDDDRITRLPEGVLRYDWSQQAPAANGGRRHSSSQAPSRYS, from the exons ATGGGCGACGTCGCCGTGGCAGCGGGCGGGCTCTCCtccccgccgaccccgccgccgccggagctggGCATGGTGGCGCGCGCCGTGGAGCGGCTCGTGGCGCGGAACGACGCGCTGCTGCTGCTGGACGCGGAgcagggcggcggcgaggggatcaCCGGGATGGCGGCGTTCGAGGGCACGGGCCCGCCGCGGATCGGCGTGGCGCAGTACCTGGAGCGGGTGCACCGGTACGCGGCGCTGGAGCCCGAGTGCTACGTGGTGGCCTACGCGTACGTGGACCGGGCCGCGCACCGCCGCCCCGCGGCCGCCGTCGCGTCCAAGAACGTGCACCGGCTGCTCCTCGCATGCCTCCTCGTCGCCTCCAAGGTCCTGGACGACTT CCACCACGacaacgccttcttcgcgcgcgtgGGCGGAGTGAGCAACGCGGAGATGAACAAGCTGGAGCTGGAGCTCCTCGGCGTGCTCGACTTCGAGGTCATGCTCAGCCGCCGCCTCTACGACCTCTACCGCGCGCACCTCCACAAGCAGCAGGCCGACGGCCACCACGACACGTCCATCAAGCCGGATCAGGAGCCCTCGAGGGTCGACGGCGGCGAGGAGGACCACGACGATGACCGGATAACGCGGCTGCCGGAAGGCGTCTTGCGGTACGACTGGAGCCAGCAGGCGCCGGCGGCGAACGGCGGGCGGCGACACTCGTCGTCGCAGGCACCGTCGCGGTACTCCTAG